In Leptospira perdikensis, a single genomic region encodes these proteins:
- a CDS encoding SPFH domain-containing protein: MALIDRIKFEGSPNEIVWKYPSDEISTAGQLVVDENQEAIFFKEGKALDTFGPGTHTLKTGNIPILEALVNLPFGGKTPFTAEVYYVNKAIFAMKWGTNTPIPLEDPKYKIVLNIRAFGDYKFRIKDSKSFLLNVVKGGNRTTNESIDEFLKPNIVRGIGDFISEVILNNNTSVVEINKFRDESSTAGKVKLAPEFEKYGIDLTEFNVSSVNFDQNDPNYQRIQKIITDKFEIDMLGDKYQQKKMFDIGQAAAENEGQGGGAMGAGMGMGMGMNMGQMMGNMMNQGGGGQTGGAAPAANDPAARIAKLKGLLDQGLINAEEFEAKKKEILSSL, encoded by the coding sequence ATGGCACTAATAGATAGAATTAAATTCGAAGGAAGTCCCAATGAAATTGTTTGGAAATATCCCTCTGACGAAATCAGTACCGCAGGACAACTCGTCGTTGACGAAAACCAAGAAGCCATCTTTTTTAAAGAAGGAAAGGCTTTGGATACCTTTGGGCCAGGGACTCATACCTTAAAAACAGGAAACATTCCCATCCTCGAAGCTCTCGTCAATCTTCCGTTTGGTGGCAAAACTCCCTTCACAGCAGAAGTTTATTATGTAAACAAAGCCATCTTTGCAATGAAATGGGGAACAAACACACCTATCCCTTTAGAAGATCCTAAATACAAAATTGTCCTCAACATCCGTGCCTTCGGTGATTACAAATTTCGTATCAAAGATTCTAAATCCTTTTTACTCAATGTAGTCAAAGGAGGAAATAGAACGACAAACGAATCTATTGATGAATTTTTAAAACCAAATATCGTTCGTGGGATTGGTGATTTCATTTCTGAAGTGATCCTAAACAACAATACATCTGTTGTAGAAATTAATAAGTTTAGAGATGAAAGTTCCACGGCCGGAAAAGTCAAACTCGCACCTGAATTTGAAAAATATGGAATTGATTTAACAGAGTTTAACGTTTCATCGGTGAACTTTGATCAAAACGATCCCAACTACCAACGAATTCAAAAAATCATTACCGATAAATTCGAAATCGATATGCTCGGAGACAAATACCAACAAAAGAAAATGTTCGATATTGGACAAGCAGCTGCCGAAAACGAAGGCCAAGGTGGTGGTGCTATGGGTGCCGGTATGGGCATGGGAATGGGGATGAATATGGGCCAGATGATGGGCAATATGATGAACCAAGGGGGAGGCGGACAAACTGGTGGTGCAGCACCGGCCGCTAATGATCCAGCAGCACGGATTGCAAAACTAAAAGGATTACTGGATCAGGGTCTCATCAACGCAGAGGAATTTGAAGCGAAGAAAAAAGAGATCCTTTCCTCTTTATAA
- a CDS encoding LIMLP_15305 family protein, giving the protein MDQTWLKTTLERFKNEQDPIRKFLKETKLFEEALANQEFEKTDLLIRKELGGILTSFKESFRKLEEGFVQKAQIQNIGKTNSATTLLDRIIMKVNSAGYGLNGLGTGVKATQEELENLLNHDFGMLTKVGELQKEILDTLPTSFASNPEAAIESINKLFLDFETQFEARNSIFLKK; this is encoded by the coding sequence ATGGACCAAACGTGGTTAAAAACAACATTAGAGCGTTTTAAGAACGAACAAGATCCGATTCGAAAGTTCTTAAAAGAAACAAAACTTTTTGAAGAAGCCCTTGCTAACCAAGAGTTTGAAAAAACAGATCTTCTCATTCGAAAAGAATTGGGAGGAATTCTCACATCCTTTAAAGAAAGTTTTCGAAAACTAGAAGAAGGTTTTGTACAAAAGGCACAAATCCAAAATATCGGAAAAACCAACTCGGCAACTACACTTCTCGATCGAATCATTATGAAAGTAAATTCTGCTGGTTACGGATTAAACGGCCTTGGCACTGGTGTCAAAGCCACACAGGAAGAATTAGAAAATTTACTGAACCATGATTTTGGAATGTTAACAAAAGTAGGAGAACTCCAAAAAGAAATTTTAGATACTCTTCCCACATCGTTCGCCTCAAACCCAGAAGCGGCAATTGAATCTATAAACAAATTGTTTTTAGATTTTGAAACACAGTTCGAAGCAAGAAACTCAATCTTTTTAAAAAAATAA
- a CDS encoding zinc ribbon domain-containing protein: MVAMAEEKIYEMLWDCEFCGSKKLLGKTHRHCPNCGATQDPNRRYFPNDADKVAVQDHIYYGADKVCPFCQTANGAKATFCGNCGGSLDGAQNVKLRSDQDGVTEDSVQKAKEDLAFENSEFIKPHPKTPKWVLWLLGTIVFGGIGFVCLGVLWTEKVELQITHHEWSRSIAIDQFKPVSESEWCDSMPMGAYSVSRSRQIRSYNSIPDGEDCHTVRSDRGDGTFSESESCSTKYRQEPVYDDHCSYRIDKWAFDRNAVAKGFGTTQEPYWPTPQIRECSSTSIGCERLGPKTEKYMVYFAESSGETKGEKHDCEFDQTKWKSLPAKALYQSEKSVIFNYITCDTIQTLEGSATEE, translated from the coding sequence TTGGTTGCGATGGCAGAAGAAAAAATCTATGAAATGCTTTGGGACTGTGAATTCTGCGGTTCCAAAAAACTACTCGGTAAAACGCATAGGCATTGTCCCAATTGTGGAGCCACTCAAGACCCAAACCGTAGATACTTTCCCAATGATGCAGACAAGGTGGCCGTCCAGGACCATATTTACTACGGCGCAGATAAGGTTTGTCCTTTTTGCCAAACTGCCAATGGTGCCAAAGCCACTTTCTGCGGAAACTGTGGGGGTTCGCTCGATGGGGCACAAAACGTAAAACTGCGATCCGACCAAGATGGTGTTACTGAAGACTCTGTCCAAAAAGCAAAAGAAGATTTAGCTTTTGAGAATTCTGAATTCATCAAACCCCATCCGAAAACTCCCAAATGGGTATTGTGGTTATTGGGAACCATTGTCTTCGGTGGGATAGGATTTGTTTGTCTCGGTGTTTTATGGACAGAAAAAGTAGAACTACAAATCACTCATCATGAATGGTCTCGTTCCATTGCCATCGACCAATTCAAACCTGTCTCCGAATCAGAATGGTGTGACTCCATGCCTATGGGTGCGTACAGTGTGTCCAGAAGTCGTCAGATCAGAAGTTACAACAGTATCCCTGATGGAGAGGACTGCCATACAGTTCGTTCGGATCGTGGGGACGGAACATTTTCCGAAAGTGAAAGTTGTTCCACTAAATACAGACAAGAACCAGTCTACGATGATCATTGCAGTTACCGGATTGATAAATGGGCCTTTGATCGCAATGCAGTAGCGAAAGGATTTGGAACAACGCAAGAACCATATTGGCCCACTCCCCAAATTCGCGAATGTTCCAGTACCAGTATTGGTTGTGAACGTCTCGGGCCTAAAACAGAAAAGTATATGGTTTATTTTGCGGAGTCTAGCGGAGAAACGAAAGGGGAAAAACATGACTGCGAATTTGACCAAACAAAGTGGAAATCACTTCCAGCCAAAGCTTTATACCAATCAGAAAAAAGTGTCATCTTTAATTACATCACATGCGACACCATACAAACGTTAGAAGGAAGTGCGACAGAGGAATAA
- a CDS encoding DUF1553 domain-containing protein, with translation MRLVLNLILKFRYLILSIFFLILSVGYVFSRSKQNAVHPLDSLYLKLSPNIAKVDRKISFRRLSLHLRGVIPSVSEWKELDSLPEDQNLESFAVSFLKQPDFAEYWGTKFTSMLRDKSKGRKIPTGAFFQYIASSLHKNKPYDQLVQEMLNSSGSVNESPATLFYIRDGADPLQTAEYVGRLFYAKRVACARCHDHPYISDFTRRDYYALAAFFSQQFFRDGSWEVNRYGKSFSYVPRELEVHLPMEDQKNLQDKNNEWNRDNWNKWTDEQRKDYQKKHEVTYATLYYEPKLGLRFPHTDDAPGGDLVRPKFLDGKEAKLKPGDDRRKVFANWLTDKSNDRFRKVIINRVWTELMGWSFFTPLDDWNEDTVVTGEEILNHLDSYFLTNNFKLKELILYIVTSNAYSRSLTSSVNDQDSIRYFAPKRLDSDQLLNSLIRISDSQKISNIRERNLSWFTGLISQKPYDLTGTGSVRFPQDNLKEFSNAVEVERPAPYHTMLSVFGSGPRVDISDDIDELTIEQMLTLMNGRVVGKLVWDFGSKESLVKQEFDQVKSMDQIIGNLYYRLLGRLPSNAEKEKIKTFMVKPDNVFDKDLLQDILWALINSQEFQHTN, from the coding sequence ATGAGATTGGTACTAAATCTAATTCTTAAATTCCGATATTTAATTCTCTCAATTTTCTTTTTAATTCTTTCGGTGGGTTATGTTTTTTCCCGTTCAAAACAGAATGCAGTTCATCCATTAGATAGTTTGTATTTGAAATTATCACCTAATATTGCTAAGGTGGATAGGAAAATTTCCTTTCGAAGGCTTTCCCTCCATTTACGTGGTGTGATTCCTAGTGTGAGTGAATGGAAAGAATTAGATTCCTTACCTGAGGATCAAAACCTAGAATCGTTTGCAGTCAGTTTTCTAAAACAACCTGACTTTGCTGAATATTGGGGAACTAAGTTTACTTCAATGTTACGAGACAAATCCAAAGGGCGAAAAATTCCAACAGGTGCTTTTTTTCAATACATTGCGAGTTCTCTTCATAAAAACAAACCCTATGACCAATTGGTACAAGAGATGTTAAACTCTAGTGGTTCGGTGAATGAATCGCCGGCCACTTTATTTTACATTCGGGATGGGGCAGATCCTTTACAAACAGCGGAGTATGTCGGTCGACTTTTTTATGCAAAACGAGTAGCATGTGCTAGGTGTCATGATCATCCGTATATTTCTGATTTTACAAGAAGGGATTATTATGCACTCGCTGCATTTTTTAGCCAACAATTCTTTCGTGATGGTTCTTGGGAAGTCAATCGATATGGAAAATCTTTTAGTTATGTTCCAAGAGAATTAGAAGTTCATCTTCCAATGGAAGACCAAAAAAATCTCCAAGATAAAAACAATGAATGGAACAGAGACAATTGGAACAAATGGACGGATGAACAAAGAAAAGACTACCAAAAAAAACATGAAGTCACATATGCAACGTTATACTACGAACCAAAACTTGGTTTACGGTTCCCCCATACAGATGATGCACCCGGTGGGGATTTAGTTCGACCCAAATTTTTAGATGGAAAAGAAGCCAAATTAAAACCTGGCGATGATCGAAGAAAGGTTTTTGCCAATTGGTTGACTGATAAATCCAATGATCGCTTTCGCAAAGTGATCATCAATCGAGTATGGACGGAACTCATGGGTTGGAGTTTTTTCACTCCTTTAGATGATTGGAATGAAGACACTGTTGTGACTGGGGAAGAGATTCTAAACCACCTCGATTCTTATTTTTTAACAAACAATTTCAAACTAAAAGAATTGATTTTATACATTGTAACCTCGAATGCATATAGTCGTTCTCTTACAAGTAGTGTAAACGATCAAGATTCCATTCGGTATTTTGCACCCAAACGATTGGATAGTGACCAACTTCTTAACTCTCTTATCCGAATTTCTGATTCCCAAAAGATCAGTAACATTCGTGAAAGAAATCTATCTTGGTTTACAGGTCTTATAAGCCAAAAACCTTACGATTTAACTGGTACAGGTTCAGTTCGTTTTCCTCAAGATAACTTAAAAGAATTTTCAAACGCCGTCGAAGTGGAAAGGCCTGCTCCTTATCACACGATGTTATCGGTATTTGGTTCTGGTCCTCGTGTGGATATCTCTGACGATATTGATGAGTTGACCATAGAACAAATGTTAACACTAATGAATGGCCGTGTGGTTGGGAAACTCGTTTGGGATTTTGGTAGTAAAGAGTCCCTTGTAAAACAAGAATTTGACCAAGTAAAGTCAATGGATCAAATAATTGGTAATCTTTATTACCGACTTCTTGGACGTCTTCCTTCGAATGCAGAAAAGGAAAAAATAAAAACGTTTATGGTCAAACCAGATAATGTTTTTGATAAAGACTTACTCCAAGACATTCTCTGGGCTCTCATCAACAGCCAAGAGTTCCAACATACTAACTAA
- a CDS encoding DUF1501 domain-containing protein: protein MDRKEFFKKSMISLGISPFLFSSNPFGSLRAAEEEESIVLPSKVKSVIFIEMMGGMSHVDTLDPKPNSVFAKVNSSISGLSLLEPFSLTAKQLHTIGIVKSTWSEEGDHGFAQMLLGTGYRMTEAMGFPDIPHFGAVIAYAKKSKIKSSYFPSYVTIGGRGGKNGNSGFLGIDYSGYHVGNVDEPIQHFNPSYGKFSEDRILRRKDLVSFLNAEFSKTYPTNESKHWKNMLVAAEEFRSSKNIDSFRISLEDEKTRARYGTTWQGKAMLLAKRLATQEVPFIHISIGGFDTHTGNKAQITKIMKETDMGIAALLEDLNNTGLIKQTLFVLTSEFGRTPDVGSRDGRDHHPKVWSTLLGGGPFAKGYVLGETDETGSKPLKPTEALHVRDLVATIYKAAGVDPEASLTNSFGRPFLLTTKKAKVYEDLF from the coding sequence ATGGATCGCAAAGAATTTTTTAAAAAATCAATGATTAGTTTGGGAATCAGTCCCTTTTTGTTTTCCTCCAATCCTTTTGGTAGTTTACGAGCTGCAGAAGAAGAGGAATCGATAGTTCTTCCTTCTAAGGTAAAGTCAGTCATCTTTATCGAAATGATGGGAGGAATGAGCCATGTAGACACCCTTGATCCCAAACCAAATAGTGTGTTTGCGAAAGTAAATTCCAGTATCTCTGGGCTTTCTCTATTGGAACCTTTTTCTCTTACCGCCAAACAATTACATACGATTGGAATCGTCAAATCCACTTGGAGCGAAGAAGGGGATCACGGTTTTGCCCAGATGTTACTCGGAACCGGATACCGAATGACAGAAGCTATGGGTTTTCCTGATATTCCCCATTTTGGTGCTGTGATTGCTTATGCCAAAAAATCAAAAATCAAATCATCATATTTTCCAAGTTATGTGACGATTGGGGGTAGGGGAGGGAAAAATGGGAATTCTGGATTTTTAGGAATCGATTATTCTGGTTATCATGTTGGCAATGTAGATGAACCCATCCAACATTTCAATCCATCCTATGGAAAATTTTCCGAAGATCGGATCCTTAGAAGAAAGGATTTGGTTTCTTTTTTAAATGCAGAGTTTTCTAAAACTTATCCCACGAATGAGTCGAAACATTGGAAAAATATGCTCGTGGCCGCAGAAGAATTTCGAAGTTCTAAAAACATCGATAGTTTTCGCATCAGTTTGGAAGATGAAAAAACTAGGGCACGGTATGGAACGACTTGGCAAGGTAAAGCGATGTTGTTAGCCAAACGACTTGCGACTCAGGAAGTTCCCTTCATCCATATTTCCATCGGTGGTTTTGACACTCATACGGGCAACAAAGCACAAATCACAAAAATCATGAAAGAAACAGATATGGGGATTGCTGCGTTATTAGAAGATCTAAATAACACTGGTCTCATTAAACAAACGTTATTTGTGCTTACCAGTGAATTTGGAAGGACACCTGATGTGGGGTCAAGGGATGGCCGTGACCACCATCCCAAAGTTTGGTCGACCTTACTTGGTGGTGGCCCTTTTGCCAAAGGTTATGTTTTGGGGGAAACGGACGAAACAGGATCGAAACCTTTAAAACCAACAGAAGCACTCCATGTTAGGGATTTAGTTGCCACCATTTATAAAGCAGCAGGAGTGGATCCCGAAGCCTCTCTCACCAATTCCTTTGGCCGTCCTTTTCTTTTAACTACAAAGAAAGCCAAAGTATATGAAGATTTGTTTTAG
- a CDS encoding porin: protein MLHKIPHPIRAVFLLWCIYLLPLALRAQEKPEAKVESNANTASPTNPPTAPSEPVVATPENKSNWETGLGKGIKGTSTDGKHNIQLRFRSQIQGNQSFQLDPSQDTTNFLVRRTRLQLKAGLFNDTWLVNLQMGFAERDMESQRRNSLRDANIIYNQYRDVKIAFGQMKVPYSRQRWNSSGALQTVDRSSVTAEFNLDRDVGTYLFSEDLFGNKRMFAYYLGVFGGQGRNRVERQTPGVLTVARFIFSPFGGMSKSGSDNDWLSETDFARYKEPKLSIGVSGAYNKNSDRSLSTHGTEFTFAKFNYSHAAGDIYFKWRGFSFQYEWLWRRANTAYIERTVGSALSREYSRSGQGHFVQFGYLFINNYELSFRFGEFRPLGETDPSLKYSREVGGALSYYFAEHNLKWQTDYFYYTGTPTAAEGDHVVRTQIQVFY, encoded by the coding sequence ATGTTACACAAAATTCCACATCCAATCCGTGCGGTATTCCTACTTTGGTGTATCTATCTCCTTCCGCTTGCCCTGAGGGCCCAAGAAAAACCAGAAGCGAAAGTCGAATCCAATGCGAATACAGCTAGTCCAACAAACCCACCAACCGCTCCTTCCGAGCCGGTAGTGGCTACACCAGAAAATAAATCCAATTGGGAAACCGGCCTCGGAAAAGGAATCAAGGGCACTTCCACTGACGGCAAACATAATATCCAACTCCGGTTCAGATCCCAAATCCAAGGAAACCAAAGTTTTCAATTGGACCCTTCCCAGGACACAACGAATTTCTTGGTTCGCCGAACTCGATTACAACTCAAAGCAGGTTTATTCAACGATACTTGGCTTGTGAATTTGCAAATGGGATTTGCAGAACGAGATATGGAAAGCCAAAGACGAAACTCATTACGGGATGCAAATATTATCTACAATCAATATCGAGACGTGAAAATTGCCTTTGGTCAAATGAAGGTTCCGTATAGTAGACAACGTTGGAATTCTTCTGGAGCGTTACAAACAGTAGACCGCTCTTCTGTAACAGCCGAGTTTAACTTAGATCGTGACGTAGGAACTTATCTATTCTCCGAAGATCTATTCGGTAACAAAAGAATGTTTGCTTATTATTTAGGTGTTTTCGGTGGACAGGGTAGAAACCGCGTGGAAAGACAAACACCCGGAGTATTAACAGTTGCTAGGTTTATTTTTTCACCTTTTGGAGGAATGTCAAAATCAGGATCCGATAACGATTGGTTATCAGAAACAGATTTTGCTAGATACAAAGAACCCAAATTGTCCATCGGTGTTTCTGGTGCTTATAACAAAAATTCGGACAGATCCTTAAGTACACATGGAACAGAATTTACATTTGCTAAATTCAATTATAGTCATGCGGCCGGAGACATTTATTTTAAATGGAGGGGTTTTTCCTTTCAATACGAATGGTTGTGGAGAAGAGCAAATACTGCTTATATAGAACGAACTGTGGGTTCTGCACTTTCTAGAGAATATTCTAGAAGTGGACAGGGACATTTTGTTCAATTCGGATATTTATTCATCAATAATTATGAACTTAGTTTTCGATTTGGAGAGTTTCGGCCTTTAGGAGAAACCGATCCCAGTTTGAAGTATTCTAGGGAAGTAGGAGGAGCTCTCTCCTATTACTTTGCAGAACACAATTTGAAATGGCAAACGGATTATTTCTATTATACAGGAACGCCTACAGCCGCAGAAGGGGACCATGTGGTTCGAACCCAAATACAGGTATTCTATTAA